In Sedimenticola thiotaurini, the following proteins share a genomic window:
- the tatC gene encoding twin-arginine translocase subunit TatC, with product MTTDNQGEDALTEQPFVSHLLELRDRLLRALIAVGIIFAGLFPFSNDIYQMVAGPLMAHLPEGSSMIATEVASPFLTPFKLTLMSSIFIGMPFILYQMWAFIAPGLYKHEKRLMIPLVASSALLFYIGVMFAYFVVFPLVFAFMASTTPEGVVMATDIAKYLDFVLSLFFAFGIAFEVPIATIILVSMGMTTPESLVQKRPYIIVGAFALGMLLTPPDVISQTLLALPMWLLFEIGVFFSRIIKRDKERREQAEAAGDEDAAAGVDDTPPSGPDKSGPGAAAAVAGVDPAFDMVEDPSDPERFEPLTEEELEAELDIIEAAEEAEQEPEAADDQADHDPEVADQADHDPAIDEKLRRVQQLRDQDEPVKARGLLYEILGEAGPEQAKVARNILAQLDEDY from the coding sequence ATGACGACAGATAACCAAGGGGAAGATGCCCTGACAGAACAGCCCTTTGTTTCCCACCTGCTGGAGTTGCGCGATCGACTGCTGCGGGCGCTGATCGCCGTCGGTATCATTTTTGCCGGGTTGTTCCCTTTCAGTAATGACATTTACCAGATGGTGGCCGGGCCCCTGATGGCCCATTTGCCGGAAGGTTCGTCCATGATCGCCACCGAGGTGGCATCGCCCTTCCTGACGCCGTTCAAACTGACCCTGATGTCGTCGATTTTTATCGGCATGCCGTTTATTCTCTACCAGATGTGGGCCTTCATCGCGCCGGGGCTCTACAAGCATGAAAAGCGGCTGATGATCCCCCTGGTCGCTTCCAGTGCCCTGCTGTTCTATATCGGGGTCATGTTCGCCTACTTTGTGGTCTTCCCGCTGGTATTCGCGTTCATGGCCAGTACCACACCGGAGGGTGTGGTGATGGCGACCGATATCGCCAAGTATCTCGATTTCGTGCTCAGTCTGTTTTTTGCTTTCGGTATCGCTTTCGAAGTGCCGATCGCCACCATTATTCTGGTCTCCATGGGCATGACGACGCCGGAGAGCCTGGTACAGAAACGGCCCTATATCATCGTCGGCGCCTTCGCCCTGGGGATGCTGCTGACTCCGCCGGATGTTATCTCCCAGACGTTGCTGGCGTTGCCGATGTGGTTGCTGTTTGAGATTGGCGTATTCTTCTCCCGCATTATCAAGCGTGACAAGGAGCGGCGTGAACAGGCGGAAGCGGCCGGTGATGAGGACGCTGCCGCCGGTGTGGATGATACCCCGCCGTCTGGCCCCGACAAATCGGGTCCAGGTGCTGCTGCTGCGGTGGCAGGTGTTGATCCGGCGTTTGATATGGTGGAAGACCCCTCCGATCCTGAGCGCTTCGAGCCTTTGACAGAAGAGGAGCTGGAGGCGGAGCTGGATATCATTGAGGCTGCCGAGGAAGCGGAGCAGGAACCGGAAGCGGCGGATGATCAGGCAGATCATGACCCGGAAGTGGCGGATCAGGCAGATCATGACCCGGCGATCGATGAGAAGTTGCGGCGGGTGCAGCAGTTGCGTGACCAGGATGAACCGGTGAAGGCACGCGGATTACTCTATGAGATCCTCGGCGAAGCGGGACCGGAACAGGCCAAGGTGGCCCGGAATATTCTCGCCCAGTTAGATGAGGATTATTGA
- a CDS encoding pentapeptide repeat-containing protein, with the protein MATPTIKDDPLYLLLREGRIEEFNQRRQSGVACDLRGADLRSLDLRNLDAKDLDMRDAYLRQADLRGVDLSQTNLNGASISGAKISGTLFPLQLTADEITLSLVHGTRLRYR; encoded by the coding sequence ATGGCCACACCAACCATTAAAGATGACCCACTCTATCTGCTGCTTCGCGAGGGACGTATCGAGGAGTTCAATCAACGCCGCCAATCCGGCGTAGCCTGCGACCTGCGGGGTGCGGATCTGCGCTCACTGGACCTGCGTAACCTGGACGCAAAGGATCTGGACATGCGGGACGCCTACCTGCGCCAGGCAGACCTGCGCGGGGTGGATCTCTCCCAGACCAACCTCAACGGAGCCAGTATCAGTGGTGCAAAAATCTCCGGCACCCTGTTCCCCTTACAACTGACAGCGGATGAGATCACCCTGTCCCTGGTGCACGGCACCCGTTTGCGCTACCGCTAG
- a CDS encoding sensor domain-containing diguanylate cyclase, whose product MNLKSRFLLVTLLLIAVSAAAVWWSVRTMAEDIVEQWAMRYAEKQVLYDKSRTLQPILREVALARQLANSQYIREWARQPADPESTRRAVAEMESFRLNFQGRNYFVGLLGNGHYYYNNADNEYGGREFRYILDPQKPKDAWFYNLIGQGRDLHINVNPDPELGITKLWIDVLIRDGNDILGIAGTGLDLTSFIRNVVEEGVPGVTSLFVDHAGAIQVHRNESLIDFGSISKQSAEQNTLDLLFDQDADRKAILAAMKALEDLRQTVITEFVSVNGKRHLAGVTYLPEIGWYEITLMDLDVVLPLSQFSGLLLVYAATLLGALFLLNLFLNHQVLTPLGQLDRAMTRVEAGEDVPEQLGHMGTGEVRRLMKRFIHMAHTVSQSRHELESKVQERTLALEQLAKVDPLTGLLNRRGMTERIESELQRLQREPNHVGLLWLDVDWFKQINDTYGHAVGDQALKTVADVIHDTLRPYDVASRWGGDEFLILIQPADWETLHNIGNRICQRIAANRQVKAPSGESIHMSASIGGHLSRADEPLDSLLHQADQALYAAKAAGRNCFRSSETQRKQPERMPPPPINR is encoded by the coding sequence ATGAATCTGAAATCACGCTTCCTCCTGGTCACCCTGCTGCTGATTGCCGTCTCGGCCGCAGCTGTCTGGTGGTCGGTTCGCACCATGGCGGAAGATATTGTCGAACAGTGGGCGATGCGCTATGCCGAGAAACAGGTCCTGTACGACAAGAGCCGCACCCTGCAACCCATACTCCGGGAAGTGGCGCTGGCGCGGCAACTGGCCAACTCCCAGTATATTCGGGAGTGGGCGAGGCAGCCGGCCGACCCGGAGAGCACCCGCCGGGCCGTTGCCGAAATGGAGAGTTTCCGTCTCAATTTCCAGGGCAGGAACTACTTTGTCGGGCTATTGGGGAATGGGCACTACTACTATAACAATGCCGATAATGAGTATGGCGGCCGGGAGTTTCGTTACATTCTCGATCCACAAAAGCCCAAGGACGCCTGGTTCTATAACCTGATCGGACAGGGACGGGATCTGCATATCAATGTGAACCCTGACCCGGAACTGGGCATCACCAAGCTCTGGATTGACGTGCTGATCCGGGACGGTAACGACATCCTGGGCATCGCCGGAACCGGACTGGATCTGACCAGTTTTATACGCAATGTGGTGGAAGAGGGGGTTCCGGGGGTCACCAGCCTGTTTGTGGATCACGCCGGTGCAATCCAGGTTCACCGCAACGAATCACTGATCGATTTCGGTTCAATCAGCAAACAATCCGCGGAACAGAACACGCTTGATCTGCTGTTCGATCAGGACGCGGACCGGAAGGCGATCCTGGCCGCCATGAAAGCGCTGGAAGACCTTCGACAGACGGTGATCACCGAGTTTGTCAGCGTCAACGGCAAGCGGCATCTAGCCGGGGTCACCTATCTGCCGGAGATCGGCTGGTATGAGATCACCCTGATGGACCTGGACGTGGTGCTCCCGCTGAGTCAGTTCAGCGGTCTGCTGCTGGTGTACGCCGCCACCCTGCTGGGTGCGCTGTTTCTGCTCAACCTGTTCCTCAACCACCAGGTACTGACGCCGCTTGGTCAGCTGGACCGGGCCATGACCCGGGTCGAAGCGGGCGAGGATGTTCCGGAGCAGCTGGGACACATGGGCACGGGGGAGGTGCGGCGACTGATGAAGCGTTTTATCCACATGGCACACACCGTCAGCCAGTCCCGCCATGAGCTGGAGAGCAAGGTACAGGAGCGGACCCTGGCCCTGGAGCAACTGGCCAAAGTGGATCCGCTGACCGGGCTGTTGAACCGGCGCGGCATGACCGAACGCATAGAGTCGGAACTGCAACGCCTGCAGCGTGAACCCAATCATGTGGGCCTGCTCTGGCTGGATGTGGACTGGTTCAAGCAGATTAACGACACCTATGGTCATGCAGTCGGCGACCAGGCGCTGAAAACTGTAGCAGACGTCATTCACGACACCCTGCGTCCCTATGATGTGGCGTCCCGTTGGGGTGGTGATGAATTCCTGATACTGATCCAACCGGCGGATTGGGAAACCCTGCACAACATCGGCAACCGGATCTGTCAGCGGATCGCCGCCAATCGCCAGGTGAAAGCGCCCAGCGGGGAGAGTATCCACATGAGCGCCAGTATCGGTGGGCATCTGTCACGAGCGGACGAACCGCTGGACAGCCTACTGCATCAGGCCGACCAGGCGCTGTATGCCGCCAAGGCAGCCGGGCGCAACTGTTTCCGTTCATCCGAGACGCAGCGCAAACAACCGGAACGGATGCCCCCTCCCCCGATCAACAGATAA
- a CDS encoding dihydroorotate dehydrogenase-like protein, with protein MDLRTTYLGLPLKNPLVPSSSPLSRNLDTAKRLEDAGAAALIMYSLFEEELQHDQEVMDGYLQNQALGHGEASSFLPMHAALPSRLEHYLEQLQRLKQSLEIPVIASLNGITPGGWIEHGKALQEAGADALELNVYYIAGDMQISGSEVERRYIDLLHELRQHVTLPIAMKLSPQFSSVTNIVAHLERVGAAGVSLFNRFYQPDIDIDSLRVAPQLHLSNSAEALLALRWIAILHGRVKLTLAATGGIHNHEDALKMLLAGADVVHLCSALLKHGPGRVAEILRGIEAWLEESPYESIEQLKGTLSQRHNGDASAYARANYLQLLDSYTPLRQGH; from the coding sequence ATGGACCTGCGTACCACCTATCTTGGCCTGCCGCTAAAAAATCCCCTGGTGCCCTCCTCATCCCCGTTGTCGCGCAACCTCGACACCGCCAAACGACTGGAGGATGCAGGGGCCGCCGCCCTGATTATGTATTCCCTGTTTGAAGAGGAGTTACAACACGACCAGGAGGTGATGGACGGCTATCTGCAAAATCAGGCCCTGGGCCATGGCGAAGCCAGCAGTTTCCTGCCGATGCACGCCGCCCTGCCCTCCCGGCTGGAGCACTACCTGGAACAGTTGCAGCGACTCAAGCAGAGCCTGGAGATTCCCGTCATCGCCAGCCTCAATGGCATCACGCCCGGGGGCTGGATCGAGCACGGCAAAGCGCTGCAGGAGGCCGGCGCCGATGCCCTGGAGCTGAATGTCTACTATATCGCCGGTGATATGCAGATCAGCGGGTCGGAGGTGGAGCGACGTTATATCGACCTGCTGCATGAACTGCGTCAGCATGTCACCCTGCCCATTGCCATGAAACTGTCGCCTCAATTCAGCTCGGTTACCAATATCGTCGCCCATCTGGAACGGGTGGGCGCTGCGGGGGTCAGCCTGTTCAATCGCTTCTACCAGCCCGATATCGATATCGACAGCCTGCGGGTGGCGCCCCAGCTGCACCTGTCAAACTCCGCCGAGGCGTTACTGGCGCTGCGCTGGATCGCCATCCTGCACGGCCGGGTCAAACTGACCCTGGCGGCCACCGGCGGGATACACAATCACGAGGATGCACTGAAGATGCTATTGGCCGGCGCCGACGTGGTACATCTGTGCAGCGCCCTGCTAAAGCATGGTCCCGGCAGAGTGGCCGAAATCCTGCGCGGCATTGAAGCGTGGTTGGAGGAGAGCCCCTACGAGTCGATCGAACAGCTCAAGGGCACCCTCAGCCAGCGGCATAACGGAGACGCCTCCGCCTACGCCCGGGCCAACTATCTGCAACTGCTGGATAGTTACACACCACTACGGCAGGGACATTGA
- the nifJ gene encoding pyruvate:ferredoxin (flavodoxin) oxidoreductase, whose product MQRRVTIDGNEAAATIAHLTNEVIAIYPITPASPMGEHADEWSAQGRRNLWGTVPSIIEMQSEGGAAGALHGALQAGALCTSFTASQGLLLMIPNMYKIAGELTPMVLHVAARSLAVQALSIFCDHSDVMATRGTGFALLCANSVQEAQDMALIAQAATLEGRVPILHFFDGFRTSHEVAKIETIDPAIVREMIRDEWVQAHRERALNPEHPVLRGSSQNPDAYFQGRESVNLHYQKMPGIVQAAMDRFAALTGRHYHLFDYVGAPDAERVLVLMGSGAEAAHETVDHLLARGEKVGLLKVRLYRPFDPTALLAALPASTRRIAVLDRTKEPGADGEPLYKDILTAIAQACCSGESPFDEMPRVIGGRYGLSSKEFTPGMIKAVFDELESAQPKNGFTIGIHDDVSHTSLTWDEHFRTDAASEVNCALFYGLGSDGTVSANKNSIKIIGATTDLHAQGYFEYDSKKSGAVTISHLRFGKQPIRSSYLIGSNQAQFVGCHQTIFLERYDMLERAAPGAVFLLNTATAPEQAWDTLPRPMQQQIIDKQIRFFVIDAYRVAQESGMQQRINTIMQTCHFAISGLLPRDQAIAAIKHAVEETYGKKGSKIVELNFKAIDAALANLHQVQVPDQVTSRFERPPVVAANAPPFVQQVTARLIAGDGNQLPVSAFPADGTWPTGTTRWEKRNIAREIPVWDETLCIACGKCPFVCPHSAIRSKLFDPDQASDAPATFKHMPVKGKEFPAGAHIVYQVAPEDCTGCGLCVDICPVKDKAHPGRRALNMAPQPPLREQERVNFDYFLSLPEFDRREVRGTVMKSAMLLQPLFEFSSACSGCGETPYLRLASQLFGDRMVVANATGCSSIYGGNLPTTPWAQNAQGRGPAWNNSLFEDNAEFGLGLRIAIDKQREHANELLEALAPRIDNDLVTQLLSNAQQDEAQIQVQRERVSALRAQLQPLDQPEARQLESLADSLIRRSVWIVGGDGWAYDIGFGGLDHVLSSGRNVNILVLDTEVYSNTGGQTSKATPRGAVAKFSAGGKPTAKKDLAMIAMAYGDVYVAQVAYGAKDVQTLKAFAEAESWPGVSLIIAYSPCTAWGTDMVHNHAMQDRAVRSGHWPLFRYDPRRVAQQENPLQLDCKEPSIAYRDFVSQETRFSMLWRSHPEMAEQYLGAAQKHALNNFRHYRQLAELSYANPSDAEPNGTKE is encoded by the coding sequence ATGCAACGCCGGGTCACTATTGACGGCAACGAAGCCGCCGCCACCATCGCCCACCTGACCAACGAAGTTATCGCTATCTACCCCATTACGCCTGCCTCGCCCATGGGCGAACATGCGGATGAGTGGTCAGCCCAGGGACGCAGGAACCTCTGGGGGACAGTACCCAGCATCATCGAGATGCAGAGCGAGGGAGGGGCCGCCGGTGCGCTGCACGGTGCCCTGCAGGCCGGAGCACTCTGCACCAGCTTCACCGCCTCCCAGGGCCTGCTGCTGATGATCCCCAACATGTATAAAATCGCCGGCGAACTAACCCCCATGGTGCTGCATGTGGCGGCCCGTTCGCTGGCCGTTCAGGCCCTCTCGATCTTCTGCGATCACAGTGATGTGATGGCCACCCGTGGCACCGGTTTCGCCCTGTTGTGTGCCAATTCGGTACAGGAGGCGCAGGACATGGCGCTCATTGCCCAGGCGGCGACCCTGGAGGGCCGGGTGCCGATCCTGCACTTCTTCGATGGTTTCCGCACCTCCCATGAAGTGGCAAAAATAGAAACCATTGATCCGGCCATCGTACGGGAGATGATCCGCGACGAGTGGGTGCAGGCGCACCGGGAACGGGCCCTTAACCCGGAACATCCGGTGCTGCGCGGTAGCTCCCAGAACCCCGATGCCTATTTCCAGGGTCGGGAGAGCGTCAATCTCCATTATCAAAAGATGCCTGGCATTGTACAGGCTGCCATGGATCGCTTCGCCGCGCTGACCGGACGGCACTACCACCTGTTCGACTATGTCGGTGCCCCGGATGCCGAGCGTGTACTGGTACTGATGGGCTCCGGTGCCGAGGCGGCCCACGAGACGGTCGACCACCTGCTGGCCCGGGGCGAAAAAGTAGGCCTGCTCAAGGTACGGCTCTACCGTCCATTCGATCCCACCGCCCTGCTCGCCGCCCTGCCGGCCAGCACCCGCCGCATCGCCGTGCTCGACCGGACCAAGGAACCGGGGGCCGACGGTGAACCGCTGTACAAGGATATTCTCACCGCCATCGCCCAGGCCTGCTGTAGCGGAGAGTCACCCTTTGATGAAATGCCCCGGGTTATCGGCGGACGCTACGGTCTCTCGTCCAAGGAGTTCACCCCCGGCATGATCAAGGCGGTATTCGATGAGCTGGAGAGCGCTCAGCCGAAAAACGGCTTTACCATCGGCATCCATGACGATGTCAGTCACACCAGTCTGACATGGGACGAGCATTTCCGCACGGACGCCGCCAGCGAGGTTAACTGCGCCCTGTTCTACGGACTCGGCTCCGATGGCACGGTCAGTGCCAACAAAAACAGCATCAAGATTATCGGCGCGACCACCGATCTGCATGCCCAGGGTTACTTTGAATACGACTCCAAGAAGTCCGGCGCCGTTACCATTTCGCACTTGCGCTTCGGCAAGCAGCCGATCCGCTCCAGCTATCTGATCGGCAGCAACCAGGCGCAGTTTGTCGGCTGCCACCAGACCATCTTCCTGGAACGCTACGACATGCTGGAGAGGGCTGCGCCGGGCGCCGTGTTCCTGCTCAATACGGCCACAGCGCCGGAACAGGCCTGGGACACCCTGCCGCGACCCATGCAGCAGCAGATTATCGACAAACAGATACGCTTCTTCGTCATCGATGCCTACCGGGTGGCCCAGGAGAGTGGCATGCAGCAGCGCATCAACACCATCATGCAGACCTGCCACTTCGCCATCTCCGGCCTGCTGCCCCGGGACCAGGCCATTGCAGCCATCAAGCATGCGGTGGAGGAGACCTACGGCAAGAAGGGCAGCAAGATTGTTGAGCTGAACTTCAAGGCCATCGATGCCGCCCTGGCCAATCTGCATCAGGTGCAGGTACCGGACCAGGTCACCTCCCGGTTTGAGCGGCCGCCGGTGGTCGCCGCCAACGCCCCGCCGTTCGTCCAGCAGGTGACCGCCCGGCTGATCGCCGGCGACGGTAATCAGCTCCCGGTCAGCGCCTTCCCCGCTGATGGCACCTGGCCCACCGGCACCACACGCTGGGAGAAGCGCAACATCGCCCGGGAGATCCCGGTATGGGACGAGACGCTCTGCATCGCCTGCGGCAAGTGCCCATTTGTCTGTCCCCACAGCGCTATCCGCAGCAAGCTGTTTGATCCGGACCAGGCCAGTGACGCACCGGCTACCTTCAAGCACATGCCGGTTAAGGGCAAGGAGTTTCCCGCCGGCGCCCATATCGTCTACCAGGTGGCGCCGGAGGACTGCACCGGCTGCGGACTCTGTGTGGACATCTGCCCGGTCAAGGACAAGGCCCACCCTGGCCGACGGGCCCTCAACATGGCACCACAGCCGCCGCTGCGGGAACAGGAGCGGGTCAATTTCGACTACTTCCTCTCCCTGCCGGAGTTCGACCGGCGCGAGGTGCGCGGCACGGTGATGAAAAGCGCCATGCTGCTGCAACCACTGTTCGAGTTCTCCAGCGCCTGCTCCGGTTGTGGTGAAACCCCCTACCTGCGACTCGCCTCGCAACTGTTCGGTGATCGCATGGTGGTGGCGAATGCCACCGGCTGCTCCTCCATCTACGGAGGTAACCTGCCCACCACCCCCTGGGCGCAAAATGCCCAGGGTCGCGGCCCGGCCTGGAACAACTCGCTGTTCGAGGACAATGCCGAATTCGGCCTGGGTCTGCGCATCGCCATCGACAAGCAGCGGGAGCACGCCAACGAACTGCTGGAGGCGCTGGCTCCCCGGATCGACAACGATCTGGTGACCCAGCTGCTGTCCAACGCGCAGCAGGATGAGGCGCAGATCCAGGTACAGCGCGAACGGGTCAGCGCCCTGCGCGCCCAGCTGCAACCACTCGACCAACCGGAGGCACGGCAACTGGAGAGCCTGGCCGACAGCCTGATCAGGCGCAGCGTCTGGATCGTCGGTGGCGACGGTTGGGCCTATGACATCGGTTTCGGCGGACTGGACCACGTATTATCATCCGGGCGCAACGTCAACATCCTGGTGCTGGATACCGAGGTCTATTCCAATACCGGCGGCCAGACCTCCAAGGCGACACCGCGTGGCGCGGTCGCCAAGTTCTCCGCCGGCGGCAAACCGACAGCAAAAAAGGATCTGGCCATGATCGCCATGGCCTATGGTGACGTGTACGTGGCCCAGGTCGCCTACGGCGCCAAGGACGTACAGACCCTGAAGGCCTTCGCGGAGGCGGAATCCTGGCCCGGCGTCTCGTTGATCATTGCCTACAGTCCCTGTACCGCCTGGGGTACCGACATGGTGCACAATCACGCTATGCAGGATCGGGCCGTACGCAGTGGTCACTGGCCGCTGTTCCGCTACGATCCGCGCCGTGTTGCTCAACAGGAGAATCCGCTGCAACTCGACTGCAAAGAGCCATCCATCGCCTATCGGGATTTCGTCAGCCAGGAGACGCGCTTCAGCATGCTGTGGCGCAGCCATCCGGAGATGGCCGAACAGTATCTTGGCGCGGCACAAAAACACGCCCTCAACAACTTCCGGCACTATCGGCAACTGGCGGAACTCAGTTACGCGAATCCGTCTGACGCTGAACCCAATGGAACAAAGGAGTGA
- a CDS encoding IS3 family transposase (programmed frameshift): MKKSRYSESQIISILKEAENGIPVAELCRKHGMSDATFYNWRSKYGGMDVSMMKRMKELEEENRRLKKMYAEERLKAEIIQEELEKKVVRPSRRREMARQAVEQRQISIRMACRLFGISETCYRYQAKLSGENSHIADWLLRLTTTHRTWGFGFCFLYLRNVKGYGYNHKRVYRVYRELELNLRIKPKRRLRRDRPDELAVPRQINDMWSMDFMHDKLRDGRSFRTFNVIDDYNREGLGIEVDLSLPALRVIRSLEQIIEWRGKPKAIRCDNGPEYLSGRLVEGADKQRTQLQYIQPGKPQQNAYVERFNRTVRHEWLDQHLFESIAHAQDTATKWLWSYNNERPNMALG; this comes from the exons ATGAAGAAATCCCGCTACAGTGAGTCCCAGATCATCAGCATCCTGAAGGAAGCCGAGAACGGTATACCAGTTGCTGAACTCTGCCGAAAACACGGGATGAGCGACGCCACCTTCTATAATTGGCGCTCCAAATACGGGGGCATGGATGTCTCGATGATGAAGCGCATGAAAGAACTGGAAGAAGAGAACCGTCGCCTGAAGAAGATGTACGCTGAAGAGCGGCTGAAGGCAGAGATCATCCAGGAAGAGCTTGAAA AAAAAGTGGTAAGGCCATCTCGCCGCAGGGAGATGGCCAGGCAAGCGGTTGAACAGCGACAGATTTCGATCCGTATGGCCTGCCGCCTGTTCGGTATCAGTGAAACCTGCTATCGATACCAGGCCAAGCTTTCGGGTGAAAATTCCCATATAGCGGACTGGCTGCTGAGATTGACGACCACTCACCGGACCTGGGGCTTCGGGTTCTGTTTTCTGTATCTGCGCAATGTGAAGGGCTATGGCTACAATCACAAGCGTGTGTACAGGGTCTACCGGGAGTTGGAACTCAACCTGCGAATCAAGCCAAAACGGCGCTTGAGGCGGGATAGGCCGGATGAACTGGCCGTGCCACGCCAGATCAATGATATGTGGTCAATGGACTTCATGCATGACAAATTGAGAGATGGGCGTAGCTTCCGCACCTTCAATGTGATCGATGACTACAACCGGGAGGGGCTGGGTATTGAAGTGGATCTGTCACTCCCGGCGTTGCGAGTCATCCGGAGCCTCGAGCAGATTATCGAATGGCGAGGAAAGCCCAAGGCGATCCGGTGCGACAATGGTCCAGAATATCTGAGCGGTCGACTGGTGGAAGGGGCCGACAAGCAGCGTACCCAGCTCCAGTATATTCAGCCAGGCAAGCCACAACAGAATGCTTATGTGGAACGATTCAATCGGACGGTCAGGCATGAGTGGTTAGATCAGCATCTGTTTGAGTCCATTGCTCATGCCCAGGATACAGCAACGAAATGGCTCTGGAGCTACAATAACGAACGGCCTAATATGGCACTTGGTTAA
- a CDS encoding RHS repeat-associated core domain-containing protein, protein MSETQQAWANPLRFPGQYYDQETGTYYNYFRDYDPAIGRYMQADPIGLRGGFNTYLYANANSTRFFDPYGLEKIERLIYVLSVVEYSGEFRNYSAGGGVEPVYDYKIYVMVEETCKRRVAGDLSGPMGGFEPSVGLHFDKDGIAGSTGVSHLWYYATRFEFYSEDGCNEECKPEFSRDEYKEYDLFKYIRDISSGIGTK, encoded by the coding sequence GTGAGCGAAACCCAGCAGGCGTGGGCTAATCCGTTGCGGTTCCCGGGGCAGTATTATGATCAGGAGACGGGGACTTATTACAACTATTTTAGGGATTATGATCCGGCAATAGGCCGATATATGCAGGCGGATCCGATTGGGCTGAGGGGTGGGTTTAACACATATCTCTATGCTAATGCGAATTCTACTAGATTTTTCGATCCATATGGATTAGAAAAAATTGAGAGGCTGATATATGTGTTAAGTGTTGTTGAGTACTCTGGAGAGTTCAGGAATTATTCAGCGGGAGGAGGTGTGGAACCGGTCTATGATTATAAAATTTACGTAATGGTTGAAGAGACATGTAAAAGAAGGGTCGCGGGCGATCTTAGCGGCCCAATGGGAGGCTTCGAACCCTCTGTGGGTTTGCATTTTGACAAAGATGGGATTGCTGGCTCAACAGGAGTTAGTCATCTTTGGTACTACGCCACGCGTTTTGAGTTTTATAGTGAGGATGGATGTAATGAGGAATGCAAGCCCGAATTTTCTCGGGATGAATACAAGGAATACGATCTATTTAAATACATTCGCGATATTTCCTCTGGAATTGGCACAAAATGA